The proteins below come from a single Tenuifilum thalassicum genomic window:
- a CDS encoding YggS family pyridoxal phosphate-dependent enzyme, with protein sequence MSIADKLNTIKSELPSHVKLIAVSKTHPVEAIMEAYNAGHRLFGENKVQELVSKYEQMPKDIEWHLIGHLQTNKVKYIAPFVSLIHSVDSLKLLKTINKEAAKNNRVIDCLLQVHIAQEETKFGLSTQELHDILKSPELDQLNNIRICGLMGMATFTDNIQQVRNEFRNLKNIFDEVKNANFQTESFFKEISMGMSGDYRIAIEEGSTMVRIGSNIFGHRIYS encoded by the coding sequence ATGAGCATTGCCGATAAATTAAATACTATCAAAAGTGAGTTGCCTTCGCATGTTAAGCTAATTGCTGTAAGTAAAACTCATCCTGTAGAGGCGATAATGGAAGCCTATAATGCTGGGCATAGACTTTTTGGCGAAAATAAGGTTCAGGAACTTGTTAGTAAATATGAGCAAATGCCAAAGGATATTGAATGGCACCTAATTGGGCATTTACAGACAAATAAGGTGAAGTACATTGCTCCTTTTGTCTCTTTAATTCATTCCGTTGACAGCTTAAAGCTATTAAAAACCATTAATAAAGAGGCAGCTAAAAATAATCGGGTTATCGATTGTCTATTACAAGTGCATATAGCTCAGGAGGAAACAAAGTTTGGCCTTTCAACCCAAGAGTTACATGACATTCTAAAGAGCCCAGAACTTGACCAACTTAATAACATTCGAATTTGCGGACTTATGGGAATGGCTACATTTACAGATAATATTCAGCAAGTGCGAAATGAGTTTAGGAACTTAAAAAATATTTTTGATGAGGTGAAGAATGCCAATTTTCAAACGGAATCGTTTTTTAAAGAGATTTCTATGGGAATGTCGGGCGACTACCGCATTGCAATTGAGGAGGGTAGCACCATGGTAAGAATTGGAAGTAACATTTTTGGTCATCGAATTTATTCTTAA
- a CDS encoding DUF1015 domain-containing protein, with translation MVKIKAFKGIRPPKEFAKEVAARPYDVLNSQEAKAEAGEKSLLHITKPEIDFDPIIDEHSQQAYDKAVENFRKWKERGWLVQDPKDMYYVYAQTMDGRTQYGLVAACHFEDYMEGRIKKHELTRPDKEVDRMIHIRIQNANIEPVFFAYPAHQEMDEIISNVVKSKEPEYDFVAEDGFGHHFWVIDDDATVKRITEIFASIPALYVADGHHRTAAAARVGLEKKNANPNHRGDEEYNYFLAVIFPDNQLKIIDYNRVVKDLNGLTSEQFLEKLREGFVVEEKGTEIYKPEKLHNFSMYLDGKWYSLTAKPGTYDDNDPIGVLDVTILSNLVLDPILDIKDLRTSKRIDFVGGIRGLGELKKRVDSGEMKVAFALYPVSMKQLIDIADTGNIMPPKTTWFEPKLRSGLVIHSLED, from the coding sequence ATGGTAAAAATTAAAGCATTTAAAGGAATCCGTCCACCTAAGGAGTTTGCTAAGGAGGTGGCTGCACGTCCATACGACGTGCTTAACTCGCAGGAGGCTAAAGCAGAAGCTGGCGAAAAGTCATTGCTACATATCACAAAGCCCGAAATTGATTTCGATCCTATTATCGATGAGCACTCTCAGCAAGCTTACGATAAGGCAGTTGAGAACTTCCGTAAGTGGAAAGAGCGCGGCTGGTTAGTACAGGACCCTAAGGATATGTACTATGTATATGCCCAAACAATGGATGGCCGCACACAGTATGGCTTGGTTGCTGCTTGTCATTTCGAAGACTACATGGAGGGGCGTATTAAAAAGCATGAGCTAACCCGACCAGATAAGGAAGTAGACCGAATGATTCATATTCGTATTCAGAACGCAAATATCGAGCCTGTATTCTTTGCTTATCCTGCCCATCAGGAAATGGACGAAATAATTTCAAATGTGGTAAAAAGCAAAGAGCCTGAGTACGATTTTGTTGCAGAAGATGGATTTGGCCATCACTTTTGGGTAATAGATGATGATGCTACCGTTAAGCGTATTACTGAAATTTTCGCATCGATACCTGCTCTTTATGTTGCCGACGGTCACCACCGTACTGCAGCTGCAGCTCGTGTAGGTTTGGAGAAAAAGAATGCTAACCCAAATCATCGTGGTGACGAGGAGTATAACTACTTCCTTGCTGTTATTTTCCCCGATAACCAGCTGAAGATTATTGACTACAATAGGGTGGTTAAGGACCTAAACGGCCTTACTTCAGAACAATTCCTCGAAAAACTTCGTGAGGGATTTGTTGTAGAGGAGAAAGGCACTGAGATTTACAAGCCCGAAAAGTTACATAATTTCAGCATGTACCTCGACGGTAAGTGGTACTCGCTAACAGCAAAACCTGGCACCTACGACGATAACGATCCTATTGGTGTACTAGATGTTACCATACTTTCAAACCTTGTTCTTGACCCAATTCTTGATATTAAAGATTTGAGAACTTCTAAACGTATCGATTTTGTTGGTGGAATTAGAGGATTAGGTGAGCTGAAAAAACGGGTTGATAGTGGCGAGATGAAGGTTGCTTTTGCCCTTTATCCCGTTTCAATGAAACAGCTAATTGATATTGCTGATACTGGCAATATTATGCCTCCTAAAACTACTTGGTTTGAACCCAAACTACGAAGCGGTTTAGTAATTCATTCCCTTGAGGATTAA
- a CDS encoding four helix bundle protein, whose protein sequence is MDHKSLDAWNVSVELSVDIYSLTDKFPKVELFGLVQQIRRSAISIPSNIAEGCARSSAKETLRFLYIALGSLAELETQIIIASKLGYIKDEFIVNEKITKVKQLILGLIRYLISV, encoded by the coding sequence ATGGATCATAAAAGCTTAGACGCTTGGAATGTATCTGTAGAATTATCTGTTGATATTTATTCTTTGACGGATAAGTTTCCTAAAGTGGAACTTTTCGGCCTTGTTCAGCAAATTAGACGTTCTGCTATATCAATACCTTCAAATATCGCAGAGGGCTGTGCAAGGAGCAGCGCAAAAGAAACATTACGTTTCCTTTATATCGCTCTTGGCTCCTTAGCGGAACTGGAAACCCAAATAATTATTGCATCAAAACTAGGCTACATAAAGGATGAGTTTATTGTAAATGAGAAGATAACTAAAGTGAAACAATTGATTTTAGGATTAATCCGTTATCTGATTAGCGTTTAA
- a CDS encoding 3-phosphoglycerate dehydrogenase has protein sequence MTKVLVATEKPFAKAAVDGIRKIVEEAGFELALLEKYTDHNDLIKAVADVDALIVRSDKVTKEVVDAAKNLKIVVRAGAGYDNLDLAACSAKGVVAMNTPGQNSNAVAELAIGMMIYMARNQFQPVSGTEIAGKKIGIHAYGNVGKLVAKYGKGFGMEVFAFDPFVDKAVIENDGVKPVGSIEELYSTCDYVSLHIPANEKTKKSIGYDLLSKMPQGATLVNTARKEVIDEDGLKKVLEERPDFKYATDIMADCHAELVEKFQGRVFATPKKMGAQTKEANVNAGLAAARQIVAYIKNGDTTFQVNK, from the coding sequence ATGACTAAAGTTCTTGTTGCCACAGAGAAACCTTTTGCAAAGGCTGCTGTGGATGGCATTCGTAAAATTGTAGAAGAAGCTGGCTTTGAACTTGCCTTGCTTGAGAAATATACCGATCACAACGACTTGATAAAAGCCGTTGCCGATGTTGATGCTCTTATTGTTAGAAGCGATAAGGTTACTAAAGAGGTAGTTGACGCTGCTAAAAACCTTAAGATTGTTGTTCGCGCTGGCGCAGGTTACGATAACCTAGACCTTGCTGCTTGCTCGGCTAAAGGAGTTGTTGCTATGAATACCCCTGGCCAGAATTCGAATGCAGTTGCTGAACTTGCAATTGGTATGATGATTTACATGGCTAGGAATCAGTTTCAACCTGTTAGCGGTACCGAAATTGCTGGCAAGAAAATTGGTATTCATGCTTACGGTAATGTTGGTAAGCTTGTTGCTAAGTATGGAAAAGGTTTTGGAATGGAAGTTTTTGCATTCGACCCATTTGTGGATAAAGCCGTAATTGAAAACGACGGTGTTAAACCTGTGGGGTCAATTGAAGAACTTTATTCTACTTGCGATTATGTATCGCTTCATATCCCTGCTAATGAAAAGACCAAAAAATCAATAGGCTACGATTTGTTGAGCAAAATGCCCCAAGGCGCCACACTCGTAAATACTGCTCGTAAGGAGGTGATTGACGAGGATGGGTTAAAGAAAGTCCTTGAGGAACGCCCAGATTTTAAGTATGCCACTGATATAATGGCCGATTGCCATGCTGAACTAGTTGAGAAGTTCCAGGGAAGAGTATTTGCAACACCTAAAAAAATGGGCGCACAAACTAAAGAAGCTAACGTTAACGCAGGGTTAGCTGCTGCCCGCCAAATTGTTGCATACATTAAAAACGGCGACACTACATTTCAGGTAAATAAATAG